Proteins encoded together in one Heliangelus exortis chromosome 13, bHelExo1.hap1, whole genome shotgun sequence window:
- the MLYCD gene encoding malonyl-CoA decarboxylase, mitochondrial — translation MAADTSQSPPHSSHLRLARRAVSLLHQPISPPAAALRAVLRPGPGGEVRRLPPEARPGMSRLGPRLSPRPLLRGPWAVPPGLRRVTVAAGLRRGPAGSSVPSAAAMEELLSRSVPPLPPYETKEKAPPPAELRGAEFVRFYRALEAGPPRAELLTRLARDFGVDHGRVAEFSSKVLQAREQQRELGALLQAEDRLRYYLNPRYRGLFQHLGRLEGGLRFLVELRGDLMEGLATKAVDGPHVKEMNGVLKNMLSEWFSTGFLNLERVTWQSPCEVLQKISDSEAVHPVRNWVDMKHRVGSYRRCYFFSHCAIPGEPLIVLHVALTSDISSSIQAIVKEVPPLEEEDTEKITTAIFYSISLTQQGLQGVELGTYLIKRVVKELQKELPQIKVFSTLSPIPGFTKWLVGLLSSQTKEMERKELFTESEWQEISEITGDSTTETLKKLLNNNEWVRSEKLVKVLHSPLMKLCAWYLYGEKHRGYALNPVANFHLQNGSVLWRLNWMADTSPRGIAASCGMMVNYRYFLEDTASNSAAYLGTKHITASEQVLSLVSQFQQNSKL, via the exons ATGGCGGCCGACACCTCCCAGAGCCCGCCACACTCTTCTCACTTGCGATTGGCCAGACGGGCTGTCAGTCTGCTGCACCAGCCAATCAGCCCGCCCGCTGCGGCTCTGAGGGCGGTGCTACGGCCCGGCCCGGGCGGGGAGGTTCGGCGGCTGCCGCCAGAGGCGAGGCCCGGGATGAGCCGCCTGGGCCCGCGTCTGAGCCCGCGGCCGCTCCTGCGTGGGCCTTGGGCGGTGCCGCCGGGGCTGCGTCGCGTCACGGTGGCCGCGGGTTTGCGTCGCGGCCCGGCGGGTTCCAGCGTCCCCTCCGCCGCCGCcatggaggagctgctgagtcGCTCGGTACCGCCGCTGCCTCCCTACGAGACCAAGGAGAAGGCGCCGCCTCCGGCGGAGCTGCGCGGCGCGGAGTTCGTGCGGTTTTACCGCGCCCTGGAGGCCGGGCCGCCCCGGGCCGAGCTCCTCACCCGCTTGGCCCGCGATTTCGGCGTAGATCACGGGCGGGTGGCGGAGTTCAGCTCTAAAGTGCTGCAGGCCCGGGAGCAGCAGCGGGAGCTCGGGGCCCTGCTGCAGGCCGAGGATCGCCTCCGCTATTACCTCAACCCCCGGTACCGGGGGCTCTTCCAGCATCTGGGCCGGCTGGAGGGAGGACTGCGCTTCCTGGTggagctcaggggagacctGATGGAAGGGCTGGCGACCAAAGCGGTGGATGGGCCTCATGTAAAG gAAATGAATGGAGTTTTAAAGAACATGCTTTCAGAGTGGTTCTCAACAGGATTCCTAAACTTGGAACGGGTCACTTGGCAATCCCCTTGTGAGGTACTCCAGAAAATTAGTGA TTCTGAAGCTGTGCATCCTGTTCGGAACTGGGTTGATATGAAGCACCGAGTTGGATCCTATAGAAGATGctactttttttctcactgtgcaATCCCAGGAGAACCACTGATTGTTTTGCATGTTGCACTAACCAGTGATAtctccagcagcatccag GCCATAGTGAAAGAAGTGCCACCTTTAGAAGAAGAAGATACAGAGAAAATTACAACAGCAATTTTCTACTCAATCAGTTTGACTCAGCAGGGACTGCAAGGTGTGGAACTTGGAACCTACCTCATCAAACGGGTTGTAAAAGAGCTGCAG AAAGAACTTCCTCAGATAAAAGTTTTTTCTACTCTTTCACCTATCCCGGGATTCACAAAATGGCTCGTTGGACTCCTCTCCtcacaaacaaaagaaatggaaagaaaggaacttttcacagaatcagaatggCAAGAAATCTCCGAGATCACAGGAGACTCTACTACTGAAACACTAAAGAAACTCTTAAATAACAACGAGTGGGTGAGATCTGAAAAACTGGTTAAGGTGCTCCACTCACCACTGATGAAACTCTGTGCCTGGTATTTGTATGGAGAGAAACATCGTGGCTATGCTCTTAATCCAGTTGCCAATTTTCATCTTCAGAATGGTTCTGTGCTGTGGAGGTTAAACTGGATGGCAGACACAAGCCCTCGGGGCATTGCTGCTTCTTGTGGCATGATGGTGAACTACAGGTACTTCTTAGAGGACACAGCCAGCAATAGTGCAGCCTACTTGGGGACCAAGCACATTACAGCCTCAGAGCAGGTCCTTTCCTTGGTGTCTCAGTTCCAGCAAAATAGCAAACTTTGA